The genomic window TTTGTTTGATAGACTCATAATTCTTACGTTTGATCTATAGGGTACTTGACCACCGACTCTAAAGGTAAGTCCATCTTTTAGGAAGTTTAGAATCTTACTTTGTAGTTTTGGAGAAAGTGAGCAGACGTCATCAAGAATGAGTGTTCCACCATTTGCAACTTCTAAGAGGCCTTGTTTAATTTTTGGTCCGTGGGCCAAATTTTCGATTTCTTGTCCAAATAATTCAATATCGGCCTGCATTTCACTAAGAGAAGAACAATCAAGAACAACAAATGCTCTATCTTTTCGTGAGCTCCTGCAATGAATTCTTCTGCTGAAAAGTTCTTTACCTGTACCAGATTCTCCTTCTAAGAGAAGGTTTGCATCTGTTTGAGCTACTTTATCTGACATTTTCGCGAGATCTTTCATCACTTGAGATTTCCCCACGATAGGTCTTTCTTTGATAATATAGGTGTCAGTAATGTGAACGCCTCTTTCTTTTTTAGCAAGCTCTTGTTCCTTCATCTCAATTTTTCTAAGGAGGACTTCGTTGAGGTATTTAGCGGCCAAATACATTTTAATATTTGCTAGAGGTCTATTGAGTTGGGCCAAGATATCAAGAACTGTGGTGATATCATTTCGATGAAAGTCTTTACCTTCATCACTATTGAGAAGATGAATAGTTGCGATAACAATACCCTCAAAAGAAACAGGTATAATAATTTCTTTTGAGAAATTACCGTTGTCAAAATTTGCAAAGAGAGGATCTCTTGAAGTTGTATTTGAAAAATAAGCTCTTTTTGTTCGAATGACATGTCCTGCCGGGCCTTCTCCTTTTTCAAGTCTTCTTGGAGTTTTTGCGGGCCTGCCGTCTTTTGAGACCAGTTCAGCTGAGAGATCTTCATTTACCTTGAAAACATACAGTGAGCTTACTCCCAATTTATCTCCGATAAATTTTGAAAGTTCTGAGAAAAAGACTGTTTCATCTAGCGTAGTAAGAAGAATTGATATTAATTGATCAATTTGATTTGAGGGTGTTTGC from Halobacteriovoraceae bacterium includes these protein-coding regions:
- a CDS encoding sigma-54-dependent Fis family transcriptional regulator → MTTELQTPSNQIDQLISILLTTLDETVFFSELSKFIGDKLGVSSLYVFKVNEDLSAELVSKDGRPAKTPRRLEKGEGPAGHVIRTKRAYFSNTTSRDPLFANFDNGNFSKEIIIPVSFEGIVIATIHLLNSDEGKDFHRNDITTVLDILAQLNRPLANIKMYLAAKYLNEVLLRKIEMKEQELAKKERGVHITDTYIIKERPIVGKSQVMKDLAKMSDKVAQTDANLLLEGESGTGKELFSRRIHCRSSRKDRAFVVLDCSSLSEMQADIELFGQEIENLAHGPKIKQGLLEVANGGTLILDDVCSLSPKLQSKILNFLKDGLTFRVGGQVPYRSNVRIMSLSNKKIEDLVAEGMFREDLFYALATVRLKVPALRERREDIEVLATYFLNRGKAVEQQKSFSPSVLRLFREYRWNGNVRELQNAVERAYILSEGPIVEEAHIPETIFEKEEEIKVCHTTNEFRQMTLDDLEKSHICATLEHLNGNKTKTAKSLGITVKTLYNKLHSYNMIMMKEA